Proteins from one Kazachstania africana CBS 2517 chromosome 1, complete genome genomic window:
- the HEL1 gene encoding E3 ubiquitin-protein ligase HEL1 (similar to Saccharomyces cerevisiae YKR017C; ancestral locus Anc_1.286): MDLGNNEMFLSNDMLHEKQGHNSLIEDNIITSINNSRRGSLVTQDSEFELDDALLTGSDLDYDYEDELDDMIVLPITNAKRKQINEGGVPNLEYECLTTKDIFNRMLERVNHLQPIFSLPLEDIIILMQHYDWNEERLLEKWTDKMDDLLTEIGLIHENGNLTVNERGVALKEDFECGICCEVKSVEVFSLECGHEYCIECYRRYIQGRLHSGNIITCMGCSVALKNEDIDEIMGYESSNKLMYSSIKSFVSKHHRNYKWCPYTDCKCIIHLDDTSSLSEYSRLHYSPFVKCNALHRFCFSCGFEIHAPADCDITNAWIKKARKESENLNWVLSNTKECPKCSVNIEKDGGCNHMVCSSCKYEFCWICEGEWAPHGKSFYQCTLYKNEDGKYNKSSSQEANKLMKKYTFYYRMFNEHEVSAKLDWKLGQTVGIKVKSLQEKIGVSWIEGQFLAESLRTLNEGRTALKWSFAVAFYSDPSHNLTKIFVDNQALLSKAVEDLSELLQIKDPELIMRRKPDFYNKAGYVQNRTNALMECGRDLLCKGICKLTD; this comes from the coding sequence ATGGATTTAGGtaataatgaaatgttTCTCTCCAACGATATGCTGCATGAAAAGCAGGGACATAACTCCCTTATAGAAGATAACATTATTACAAGCATAAATAACAGTAGACGAGGTAGCTTAGTTACACAGGACTCCGAATTTGAATTAGATGATGCTTTGCTAACTGGGAGTGATTTAGATTACGATTATGAGGACGAGCTAGATGATATGATTGTGTTGCCAATAACCAACGCAAAAAGGAAACAAATCAACGAAGGTGGAGTACCTAATTTGGAATACGAATGTCTCACAACtaaagatatttttaatagAATGTTAGAAAGAGTGAATCACTTACAGCctatcttttctttaccCTTGGAAGATATAATTATCCTAATGCAGCATTATGACTGGAATGAAGAGAGACTGCTTGAAAAGTGGACTGATAAGATGGATGACTTGCTGACCGAAATAGGTCTTATCCATGAAAATGGCAATTTAACCGTCAATGAACGTGGAGTTGCCCTCAAAGAAGACTTTGAATGCGGTATTTGTTGCGAAGTAAAGTCTGTTGAAGTCTTTTCGCTAGAATGTGGACATGAATATTGTATCGAGTGTTATAGAAGATACATACAGGGTAGGCTACATAGTGgtaatattattacatGTATGGGCTGTTCAGtagcattgaaaaatgaagatatcGATGAAATTATGGGATATGAATCAAGTAATAAGTTGATGTATTCTTCTATTAAGAGTTTTGTATCAAAACATCATAGGAACTATAAATGGTGCCCCTACACTGATTGCAAGTGCATAATCCATCTGGATGATACTTCTTCGTTAAGCGAATATTCGAGACTTCATTATTCACCCTTTGTAAAATGTAATGCATTGCATAGATTTTGTTTCAGCTGTGGTTTTGAAATACATGCCCCAGCAGACTGCGACATAACTAATGCATGGATCAAAAAGGCTAGAAAAGaatcagaaaatttgaattggGTACTATCTAACACGAAAGAATGTCCCAAATGTTCtgttaatattgaaaaggacGGTGGATGTAACCATATGGTCTGTTCGAGCTGTAAATATGAATTTTGCTGGATTTGCGAGGGTGAATGGGCTCCCCATGGAAAGAGTTTTTACCAGTGTACCCTTTACAAGAATGAAGACGGTAAATATAATAAGTCCTCAAGTCAAGAAGCtaataaattgatgaaaaaatacACATTTTATTATAGAATGTTCAATGAACATGAGGTTTCCGCAAAACTGGATTGGAAACTAGGACAGACTGTAGGTATCAAAGTGAAAAGCttacaagaaaagattGGTGTTTCCTGGATTGAAGGCCAATTTTTGGCGGAAAGTCTACGGACATTGAATGAAGGTAGAACTGCCTTAAAGTGGTCATTTGCAGTCGCATTCTATTCCGATCCCTCCCATAATTTAACTAAGATATTTGTTGATAATCAAGCTTTACTATCTAAGGCGGTAGAAGATTTGTCGGAATTACTACAGATCAAGGATCCTGAACTTATTATGAGGCGGAAACCAGACTTTTATAACAAGGCTGGATATGTTCAAAATAGAACGAATGCATTAATGGAATGTGGCAGAGATTTGTTATGTAAGGGAATATGTAAACTTACCGATTAG
- the IRS4 gene encoding Irs4p (similar to Saccharomyces cerevisiae TAX4 (YJL083W) and IRS4 (YKR019C); ancestral locus Anc_1.284), whose translation MALHKKNTYQYRQRPPIPNASEDSLKAAQAIFKKHTDSVNPTVRTIEFPSKNYYTTNSFSSINAAVVAASHTSKSNTDQDVRTSTSRLPYKLKSNSSEYVPRPSINSLASEPVAVNTGVRPGSATIAAARISKLNASLSTDSLVVSKNNTNKLSSATLAAMKAQSHFEEKEKEKLAELSTSDVTSLQLPPQKLDQRTSSNYSSHSSDGFYQEPSINKDVIVQQKKLIARMTPPSLSNLHIADELESCDSDISSSCISESDDAEGDYSTDDDEEEEGEEGDDDDISIYKPSGPDFSYATANLIAPSTRHDKKKSKVTKLKSKIFRPKKHKNSETQLGITESNKNNHAHNKLKTTLRKNADGFSIENDELPSTDSDSVASDVQSSNDKKKKKKKRTKIKEKLKKTNNEIKNIKSNNIDDISKKFRIFNEDKPWKYHRNVDFINENERKRYEGVWVSNRFRHLNLLDWWPNDAANDLPLTNLLLPEDGLILGAVVKDIWTRSNLSNETLIQIYNLVDQRKDGTLDRKSFIVGMWLVDQCLYGRKLPDKIDDKIWDSIDKFIINIIQKNQNIIMKDNKKKFKQEIKNIKKEQKAARANI comes from the coding sequence ATGGCTCTacacaaaaaaaatacatacCAGTATCGACAGCGTCCCCCAATTCCAAATGCATCGGAGGACTCATTGAAAGCTGCTCAAgcaatattcaaaaaacaTACCGATTCAGTAAATCCAACTGTAAGAACCATAGAATTTCCTTCTAAAAATTACTATACCACTAATTCCTTCTCTTCCATCAATGCCGCTGTAGTCGCCGCTTCACATACGTCCAAGTCTAATACGGATCAAGACGTAAGGACATCCACTAGTAGGTTACCTTACAAGTTGAAGAGTAATAGCAGTGAGTACGTACCGAGACCATCAATAAATTCGTTAGCATCAGAACCTGTAGCGGTAAATACGGGAGTACGACCGGGCTCTGCTACAATAGCCGCTGCCCGAATATCAAAGTTGAATGCAAGCCTAAGCACAGATTCTTTAGTCGtttctaaaaataatactaataaaCTTAGTTCAGCTACTTTGGCAGCTATGAAGGCACAATCacattttgaagaaaaggaaaaggaaaaattagcAGAATTATCAACAAGTGATGTCACCTCTTTACAACTACCACCACAAAAATTAGATCAAAGAACGTCATCAAATTATAGCTCACATTCAAGTGATGGGTTTTATCAAGAGCCTTCAATCAATAAGGACGTCATAGTTCAGCAGAAAAAACTCATTGCTCGCATGACTCCACCTTCTCTGTCAAACTTGCACATAGCTGATGAACTAGAATCCTGTGATTCAGACATTTCGTCATCCTGTATATCAGAAAGTGACGATGCTGAAGGTGATTACAGTacagatgatgatgaagaagaagaagggGAAGAAGgagatgatgatgatatctCGATTTATAAGCCCTCGGGTCCCGATTTTAGTTATGCTACTGCAAATCTTATTGCTCCATCTACAAGGCAtgataaaaagaaatctaaAGTTACGAAGTTGaaatctaaaatttttagaCCTAAGAAACACAAGAACAGTGAGACTCAATTAGGTATAACTGAGagtaataaaaataacCATGCGCacaacaaattgaaaactaCCTTGAGAAAAAATGCTGATGGGTTTTCCATTGAGAATGATGAACTCCCGTCAACAGATTCAGATTCAGTGGCTTCTGATGTTCAATCATCAAAtgataagaagaaaaagaagaagaagagaacaaaaattaaagaaaaattgaaaaagacgAATAATGAgatcaaaaatattaaaagtAACAATATTGACGATATTAGTAAAAAATTCCGCATatttaatgaagataaacCATGGAAGTATCATCGGAACGTTGACTttataaatgaaaatgaacgTAAACGTTATGAAGGTGTTTGGGTATCCAATAGATTTAGACATTTGAATCTATTGGATTGGTGGCCGAATGATGCGGCAAATGATTTACCTTTGACCAATTTACTCTTACCAGAAGATGGTTTAATATTAGGCGCTGTGGTAAAAGATATTTGGACGAGGtcgaatttatcaaatgaaacATTGATACAAATATACAATTTGGTTGATCAAAGAAAGGACGGCACACTAGATAGGAAGTCGTTTATCGTTGGGATGTGGCTAGTTGATCAATGTTTGTATGGTAGAAAGCTACctgataaaattgatgataaaatatGGGATAgtattgataaattcattatcaatataatacagaagaatcaaaatatcataatgaaagataataagaagaaattcaaacaagaaatcaaaaacaTTAAAAAGGAGCAGAAGGCTGCTCGAGCAAATATATGA
- the VPS51 gene encoding Vps51p (similar to Saccharomyces cerevisiae VPS51 (YKR020W); ancestral locus Anc_1.283), with translation MTEQISHKKESRAKRAEEEQSTLKPITVDVSKRQLLKDYYKLDDEETEEEASKEIKEEGNGFNEEEMTLKELLVVHNKLIGKEIEMNNLIKDTIYDNYYDLIKVNNLLKNLNDNENIAVTSFSRLQSLIDEMSK, from the coding sequence ATGACCGAGCAAATATCACACAAGAAGGAGAGTAGAGCGAAGAGGGCAGAAGAAGAGCAGTCGACGTTGAAACCAATTACTGTGGATGTCTCGAAGAGACAGCTGTTGAAAGATTACTATAAGcttgatgatgaagaaacagaagaagaagcttCAAAAGAGATTAAAGAAGAGGGAAATGGCTTCAATGAAGAGGAGAtgacattgaaagaattgttGGTTGTACATAACAAGCTTATTGGCAAAGAGATTGAGATGAATAATCTAATCAAGGACACTATCTACGACAACTACTACGATCTGATCAAGGTAAAcaatttattaaagaaCCTCAATGATAACGAGAACATAGCGGTGACAAGTTTCTCAAGATTGCAGAGCCTCATTGATGAAATGTCTAAATAG
- the NTR2 gene encoding Ntr2p (similar to Saccharomyces cerevisiae NTR2 (YKR022C); ancestral locus Anc_1.278): protein MAFKKRNKIKVPSLSAQAGGTNVTDSKKPIRLNLSYLEDEEEEEDHASLQIKQNPLKQKKPLILPVLPHTVKMTSAEVDDDVSPERDDEYKDLFKKRVSKPDVKILNLEDKGIFENIDGSDGDEEYMSKEQIERIKQRRRRPFEREARSSEREYVKLLNDEEKLDVIETIKDNGGFEKRNGDKNDNEYIYDFEDEIFEDKLELNESVLSSKEVEKRENVDKILNDDEIGDEWEKHILSKTNNVIDYSDSQDKIRRLPKLFDSAMDDEDEGALLASKLSQITLAKRTKQLRIDALNKQRVGILEERDKLLQKILNKIR from the coding sequence ATGGCATTTAAGAAGCGCAATAAGATTAAAGTTCCTTCTCTATCAGCGCAGGCTGGTGGAACCAATGTTACTGATTCCAAGAAGCCTATACGGCTAAATCTGTCTTATTTagaagatgaggaagaagaggaagatcATGCTTCGCTACAAATAAAGCAAAATCCTCTAAAGCAAAAGAAACCTCTGATACTCCCAGTTCTACCACATACTGTTAAGATGACATCAGCTGAAGTGGACGATGACGTCAGTCCAGAGAGGGATGATGAGTACAAAGATCTATTTAAAAAGAGAGTATCAAAGCCAGATgttaaaatattgaatttggaaGACAAAGGtattttcgaaaatatTGATGGGTCAGATGGAGATGAAGAATATATGAGCAAAGAACAGATCGAGAGGATCAAGCAACGACGTCGAAGGCCCTTTGAACGTGAAGCTCGCTCAAGTGAAAGAGAATATGTTAAActtttaaatgatgaagaaaaactGGATGTTATTGAGACAATCAAAGATAATGGAGGTTTTGAAAAACGGAATGGTgacaaaaatgataatgaatatatatatgattttgaagatgaaatttttgaagacaaattagaattgaatgaatccGTATTGAGCTCTAAGGAAgttgaaaagagagaaaatgttgacaaaatattgaatgatgatgagATTGGAGATGAATGGGAGAAACATATACTGAGTAAAACTAATAATGTTATAGACTATTCCGATTCCCAAGACAAAATACGACGGTTgccaaaattatttgatagcGCTAtggatgatgaagatgaaggaGCTTTATTGGCTTCCAAATTATCTCAAATTACCTTAGCTAAGAGGACTAAGCAATTACGAATTGATGCATTAAATAAGCAAAGGGTTGGAATCcttgaagaaagagataAATTGTTGCAAAAGATACTAAACAAAATTAGATAA
- the KAFR0A03490 gene encoding SAPS family protein (similar to Saccharomyces cerevisiae SAP185 (YJL098W) and SAP190 (YKR028W); ancestral locus Anc_1.268), with protein sequence MSNSFWKFNQDSLVESSVTSILNNAFIKIENKNNNNIEDNNSHNEDDADTKLNKVNRRHHRSTSSITSSSTSQAEDIENATEDDDDDDDDTLPINEEDYLKYYKPNLDILNSLLDDDELYTELMCSNFKLLIYLKYPAVLERLIDLLTNEFFLTDDDNDKEEREEEHEEEQETTHLKNEINHDQNKQTITVSDTTSEASEETSVTLPPESQEQIETRRAKMAAEILSADIWPLSSTLIENKSLLLKLWSILKFDQISIQASNYFIKINERLLDMDLKNMLDFVIDQFENNNLIQEFLMHINNSSIMDFLLKILSTDKPDYSTGIIRILKKQNLISSLIDRLDSKKFDVATQTSSTDLIKAIITLSANTNNTNNINTEITLSIGPNELTREIVTAEVMEKLIKIMLQGGTSLSNGVGIIIEIIRKNNSDYDFIQVMYTTLETHPPNDRDPIHLIHLIKCFSKYIDNFKDILAKDCSTEKLMIPIGEIEPLGFERFKVCELIAELLHCSNMTLLNEMNGEATINERDLERIKSLKDKDDTADISEQFNSLSLKAANADENEENDKKDLVQEHDESNRNKVQNDLKIEDEEELVVSIGREGEEHDDKVELEEFSEEQLRSMKLPGDLLKIALKDSGIVNVIVDMFFKFEWNNFLHNVVFDIIQQIFNGPLKQGFNKFLISDLLVNCKLTHKIIQGDKKCLDDEKKTGIRCGYMGHLTLIAEEVAKFQEYIDEMDVNFKDPNIRLALNDENWQHYMNSTLAENRNNFNTVLGDFVLDDEEQDTGNDSNSFEDDFINDEANHNNNSEEYENDDSNIHDLYYDSQNNINSDNANEEDENYAEYTDLDNMDYFEYIDATGHKTTLRLNNSNDENISNKSNVDSNLGSNSEVYQHQFEFPTNNTVFEDDDDDYMDPNDDGQSYAKPNNPLYNDILLQSKSLPSSTSDIDEGEEDAFTGSDIPLNRSSSNENVALI encoded by the coding sequence AtgtcaaattcattttggAAATTCAATCAAGACAGCTTAGTCGAATCTTCAGTCACAAGTATTCTCAATAATGCATTTAtaaagattgaaaataaaaacaataataatattgaagataataatagccataatgaagatgatgctGACActaaattaaataaagtTAATCGTCGTCATCACCGTAGTACTAGTAGCATTACTAGTAGTAGTACATCTCAAgctgaagatattgaaaacgCTACGgaggatgatgatgatgatgatgatgacacTTTACcaattaatgaagaagattatctcaaatattataaacCAAATTTAGATATTTTAAACAGTCTCTTGgacgatgatgaattgTATACCGAATTAATGTGCTCAAATTTTAaacttttaatttatttgaaatatcctGCCGTCCTGGAAAGATTAATCGATCTGCTAACCAATGAATTCTTTCTgactgatgatgataatgataaagaagaaagagaagaagaacacgaagaagaacaagaaaccACTCATttaaagaatgaaattaaCCATGATCAAAACAAACAAACCATTACCGTATCAGATACGACGTCAGAGGCTTCAGAAGAGACAAGTGTAACATTACCTCCCGAATCACAGgaacaaattgaaacaaGAAGGGCTAAAATGGCTGCAGAGATTTTATCTGCCGATATATGGCCATTATCTTCAactttaattgaaaataaatcactactattaaaattatggtcaattttaaaatttgatcaaatttcaattcaagcttccaattatttcattaaGATAAATGAAAGGTTACTTGATatggatttgaaaaatatgttaGATTTTGTCATTGaccaatttgaaaataataatttaattcaagaatttttgatgcacatcaataattcttcaattatggactttttattgaaaattttatctacTGATAAACCTGACTATTCAACAGGTATAATTaggattttgaagaaacaaaatttgatatcaaGCTTAATAGATCGCTtagattcaaaaaaatttgacgTTGCCACTCAAACATCATCCACAGACCTTATAAAAGCAATCATTACCCTTAGTGCTAATACCaataatacaaataatataaaCACAGAAATAACACTCTCAATTGGCCCAAATGAACTGACTAGAGAAATTGTCACTGCTGAAGTAATGGAAAAACTAATTAAGATAATGCTGCAAGGCGGAACTTCTCTAAGTAATGGCGTTGGAAtaattattgaaattatcagGAAAAATAATTCCGACTATGACTTCATCCAAGTCATGTATACTACTTTGGAGACACATCCACCAAATGATAGAGATCCAATCCACTTAATACATCTAATCAAATGTTTCAGTAAATACATCGacaattttaaagataTTTTAGCTAAAGATTGCAGTACAGAGAAGTTAATGATTCCCATAGGTGAGATTGAACCACTGGGTTTCGAAAGATTTAAAGTTTGTGAATTGATCGCAGAACTATTGCACTGTTCAAACATGACTCTCttaaatgaaatgaatgGTGAAGCTACCATAAATGAACGTGATTTGGAGAGgataaaatctttgaaagataaagATGACACTGCGGACATTTCTGAACaattcaattcattatcattaaaGGCAGCAAATGCCGATGAGAATGAAGAGAATGATAAAAAGGACCTCGTTCAGGAGCATGACGAATCAAATCGTAACAAAGTTCAAAATGACctaaaaattgaagatgagGAGGAGCTAGTGGTAAGTATAGGACGAGAAGGCGAAGAGCATGACGATAAAGTTGAATTAGAAGAGTTTTCAGAGGAACAATTACGTTCGATGAAACTTCCCGGTGATTTACTTAAAATTGCCTTGAAGGACTCAGGTATAGTTAATGTTATCGTGGAtatgtttttcaaattcgaGTGGAATAATTTTCTGCATAATGTTGtctttgatattattcaaCAGATCTTCAATGGTCCATTGAAGCAGGGcttcaacaaatttttgatttctgaTTTATTGGTTAACTGTAAATTGACTcataaaattattcaaggtgataaaaaatgtctggatgatgaaaaaaagactGGTATCAGATGTGGTTATATGGGTCATTTAACATTGATAGCCGAAGAAGTTGccaaatttcaagaatacATTGACGAAATGGATgtcaatttcaaagatcCTAATATTAGGCTGGCACTGAACGATGAAAATTGGCAACATTATATGAACTCAACTCTTGCTGAGAatagaaataattttaatacTGTTCTAGGTGATTTTGTATTAGACGATGAGGAGCAAGACACTGGAAACGATAGTAATAGCTTCGAGGACGACTTCATAAATGACGAAGCTAATCATAATAACAATAGTGAAGAATATGAGAATGACGATAGCAATATCCATGATCTGTACTACGATTCGCagaataatattaatagCGACAATGccaatgaagaagatgaaaattaCGCAGAGTATACAGATCTTGATAATAtggattattttgaatatattgatgCCACTGGTCACAAAACTACTTTACGtttaaataattcaaatgatgaaaacaTTAGTAACAAAAGTAATgttgattcaaatttaggATCTAATAGCGAGGTTTATCAACATCAATTCGAATTTCCAACGAATAACACTGTATTCGAAGACGACGATGATGACTATATGGATCCGAATGATGATGGACAATCTTATGCCAAACCAAACAATCCATTATACAATGATATTCTGTTACAATCTAAAAGTTTGCCGTCGAGCACATCTGACATCGACGAGGGTGAAGAAGATGCGTTTACTGGCAGTGACATTCCTTTGAATAGATCATcaagtaatgaaaatgtaGCACTCATTTAA
- the ALY1 gene encoding Aly1p (similar to Saccharomyces cerevisiae YJL084C and YKR021W; ancestral locus Anc_1.282): protein MSYYDIFPIEEEFNLETFNLSQLKPIATCNSYSIYLKLVEPIIYLRGFPNSVSPNDPIFNTHSSNVLRGYLVLSVIKPYKFKSIELQLSGISKLEWPNSKDNKIETFSIIDHKWSFYDANSSPSHDNATLYRPISNSTTRRHSTSSLSSSSSMFENLFAKSDMANDPTYFQPGMYFYTFQYIIPHSVPESIEVPYGSIKYQLRLIVKNYKKFNSKSVKLLPITIIRSPSDTSIEENEPIIINKDWKSKIFYNIVIHSKICILDGFLPISITMIPMDKVIVHRVRVWITETINYHSTKDPSLHRSAATREYLLSELKGKSSSDSHPRYQNPNDFDNLLESNDTDDIGNRNFEFQVYVPKNINSFSKLHPDTFFNSIVINHWIKISFRVSIKNDDNKLKHFEVSIDSPLHILDKFCSHANILLPNYYNSIDDTLPNIYFPDEIIHSDIMSSETNAMDPMLPVRTDTNIQNYTHFKPIASSKLSSNIYQPRSLPIDLVASQAIPSSPIINDKNTIMSSLFPPFPPPPYDAAIPTIDERSILNEINIKDYGTDFSTTAKVNNNSNHYSCQRKINSSKISNFRKVSEILNEDDEIDLGNFNSHNWGSWEPIPLNH from the coding sequence ATGTCGTACTATGATATCTTCCCcatagaagaagaattcaatCTAGAGACCTTTAATCTATCACAGTTGAAACCCATTGCAACATGTAATTCTTACAGCatctatttgaaattagtaGAACCAATAATATATCTCAGAGGGTTTCCAAATTCTGTATCACCAAATGATCCCATATTCAATACTCACTCTTCAAATGTGTTAAGGGGTTACTTAGTTCTATCCGTTATAAAACCTTACAAATTTAAATCTATAGAATTACAATTATCTGGtatatcaaaattagaaTGGCCCAATagtaaagataataaaatagaaacattttcaattattgaTCATAAATGGTCCTTTTATGATGCAAATTCAAGTCCATCTCATGATAATGCAACCCTTTATAGACCCATTTCAAATAGTACTACGAGAAGACATTCgacatcatcattatcttcttcttcatcaatgtttgaaaatttattcgCTAAATCTGATATGGCCAATGATCCTACATATTTTCAACCTGGAATGTATTTTTATACTTTCCAATATATTATACCTCACTCAGTACCAGAATCTATAGAAGTACCGTATGGCTCAatcaaatatcaattaAGATTAATTGtcaaaaattacaagaaatttaattcaaaatctgtTAAACTTTTACCTATTACAATAATAAGATCACCTTCAGATACTtccattgaagaaaatgaaccaataataataaataaagattggaaatcaaaaattttttataatattgTAATACATTCCAAAATTTGTATCCTTGATGGATTTTTACCAATTTCAATTACAATGATCCCTATGGATAAAGTAATTGTACATAGAGTAAGAGTATGGATTACAGaaacaataaattatcattCCACAAAGGATCCATCTTTACATAGATCGGCTGCCACAAGAGAATATCTTCTTTCTGAATTAAAGGGTAAATCATCAAGCGATTCGCATCCAAGGTATCAAAATCCAAATGATTTCGATAATCTTCTAGAATCTAATGATACTGATGATATTGGTAAtcgaaattttgaatttcaagtTTATGTGcccaaaaatattaattcTTTTAGTAAACTTCATCCAGATACTTTCTTTAATAGTATCGTAATTAATCATTGGATCAAAATCTCCTTTAGAGTCTCCATCAAAAATGACGACAATAAATTAAAACACTTTGAAGTATCAATTGATTCTCCACTACATATCcttgataaattttgttCGCACgccaatattttattaccaaattattataattcGATAGATGATACTCTaccaaatatttattttccaGATGAAATTATTCATTCAGATATCATGTCATCAGAAACTAATGCAATGGATCCAATGTTACCAGTAAGAACTGAtacaaatattcaaaattatactCATTTCAAACCCATtgcatcttcaaaattatcgtCAAATATCTATCAACCAAGATCCCTACCAATAGATCTGGTAGCTTCTCAAGCTATACCCTCATCACCAATtataaatgataaaaatacaataatGTCATCTCTTTTCCCTCCTTTTCCACCTCCACCGTATGACGCTGCAATTCCAACTATCGACGAACGTTCGatattaaatgaaattaatatcAAGGATTATGGGACTGATTTTTCGACCACTGCAAAagtaaataataatagcaaTCATTATTCTTGTCAAAGGAAGATAAATTcctcaaaaatttcaaattttagaaaagTTTCAGAAATATTaaatgaggatgatgaaatcGATTTAGGTAATTTTAACAGTCATAATTGGGGTTCTTGGGAGCCTATTCCTTTGAATCATTAG